The proteins below come from a single Tistrella bauzanensis genomic window:
- a CDS encoding flagellar FliJ family protein, which translates to MADPVKALDGLIKLSRNAIDSARRNLNAVEEQITAIEADDARLLRELAAEKAAAGTDPAMIGGYVGYAGRVAKRRAEIGEHLSVLHRARDRALDDLAEAFRTVKRYELAREARLARQAHEAAVRETDQLDEIGMNGFRRRRIEDGEGG; encoded by the coding sequence ATGGCAGATCCTGTCAAAGCCCTCGACGGTCTGATCAAGCTGAGCCGCAATGCCATCGATTCCGCCCGCCGCAATCTGAATGCGGTCGAGGAGCAGATCACGGCGATCGAGGCCGACGATGCGCGGCTGCTGCGTGAGCTGGCGGCCGAAAAGGCCGCCGCCGGCACTGACCCCGCGATGATCGGTGGCTATGTCGGCTATGCCGGGCGGGTCGCGAAACGCCGCGCCGAGATCGGCGAGCATCTGTCGGTCCTGCACCGGGCGCGGGATCGGGCGCTGGACGATCTGGCCGAAGCATTCCGAACTGTGAAACGCTATGAACTGGCGCGCGAGGCGCGACTGGCCCGTCAGGCACATGAGGCGGCGGTGCGCGAGACCGACCAGTTGGACGAAATCGGCATGAACGGCTTCCGCCGTCGCCGGATCGAGGATGGCGAGGGCGGTTGA
- the fliI gene encoding flagellar protein export ATPase FliI codes for MQDVIRSLTGSIQALDAYVVRGRVVAVRGLMAEASGVAARTALGDHVRIRLRDGARLAAEVVGFRDGRALLMPFGPLDGVALGAEVEASGGEATIRPSDGWLGRVIDGFGRPIDGKGPIVPGPVARPMRAPPPPAHARTRVGGKIDLGIRVLNTFVTCCRGQRLGIFAASGVGKSVLMGMIARYTAADVSVVGLIGERGREVQEFIEGALGPDGLARSVVVVATSDEPALMRRQAAYTTLAVAEHFRDRGADVLCMIDSITRFAQAQREIGLAAGEPPASKGFTPSVFAELPRLLERAGPGTGRGSITGLFTVLVEGDNHDEPVADATRGILDGHIVLERSIGERGRYPAVNVLRSVSRTMPDCNTQAENVVVARARRLLSTYEDMAEMIRLGAYRAGADPAVDEAIRHHAALEAFLSQGKTERSTLPEGYAQLAQVLGMPQP; via the coding sequence ATGCAGGATGTGATCCGCTCGCTGACCGGCAGCATTCAGGCCCTGGACGCCTATGTCGTGCGTGGCCGTGTGGTTGCCGTGCGCGGCCTGATGGCTGAAGCCAGCGGCGTGGCCGCGCGCACGGCGCTGGGCGATCATGTCCGCATCCGCCTGCGCGATGGCGCGCGCCTTGCGGCCGAAGTCGTGGGGTTCCGCGATGGCCGCGCCTTGCTGATGCCGTTCGGTCCACTCGATGGCGTTGCCCTGGGCGCCGAGGTCGAGGCGAGCGGCGGCGAGGCGACGATCCGGCCCTCCGATGGCTGGCTGGGGCGGGTGATCGACGGCTTCGGCCGGCCGATCGACGGCAAGGGACCGATCGTGCCCGGGCCGGTGGCACGGCCGATGCGCGCGCCGCCACCGCCTGCCCATGCCCGGACCCGCGTCGGTGGCAAGATCGACCTGGGCATCCGGGTGCTGAACACCTTCGTGACCTGCTGCCGCGGGCAGCGGCTTGGCATCTTCGCGGCCTCCGGGGTCGGCAAATCGGTGCTGATGGGCATGATCGCGCGCTATACCGCTGCCGATGTGTCGGTCGTGGGGTTGATCGGCGAACGCGGGCGCGAGGTTCAGGAGTTTATCGAAGGCGCCCTTGGCCCCGATGGCCTCGCCCGCAGCGTCGTGGTGGTGGCAACGTCGGACGAGCCGGCGCTGATGCGCCGACAGGCGGCCTATACCACCCTGGCTGTGGCTGAACATTTCCGCGACCGGGGCGCGGACGTCCTGTGCATGATCGACAGCATCACCCGCTTCGCCCAGGCCCAGCGCGAGATCGGGCTGGCGGCAGGGGAACCGCCGGCCAGCAAGGGGTTCACGCCCTCGGTGTTCGCCGAATTGCCGCGCCTGCTGGAGCGGGCGGGGCCGGGCACGGGCCGCGGCTCGATCACCGGTCTGTTCACCGTGCTGGTGGAGGGTGACAACCACGACGAACCGGTCGCCGATGCCACCCGTGGTATTCTGGATGGCCATATCGTGCTGGAGCGGTCGATTGGCGAGCGCGGCCGCTATCCGGCGGTGAACGTGCTGCGCAGCGTGTCGCGGACCATGCCCGACTGCAACACCCAGGCCGAGAATGTCGTGGTCGCCCGTGCCCGGCGCCTGCTCTCGACTTACGAGGACATGGCCGAGATGATCCGGCTTGGCGCCTATCGCGCCGGCGCCGATCCGGCGGTGGACGAGGCCATCCGTCATCATGCCGCTCTGGAGGCATTTCTGTCGCAGGGCAAGACCGAACGATCGACCCTGCCCGAAGGCTATGCGCAACTGGCCCAGGTGCTGGGCATGCCGCAACCCTGA